The following coding sequences lie in one Deltaproteobacteria bacterium genomic window:
- the larA gene encoding nickel-dependent lactate racemase — protein sequence MMARKLFRVPFHRGHVDFALPQGMCGRAVRNRPFEPVSDIKQAVATALAQPVNSPPLRKLANKGATVCVVFTDITRDTPDNLLVPALLQELLAAGVRQKDITLLCGTGMHRPSTAEEKAAKLGDEVVAHYRVVDNAPEDPEMMVDLGCCKNGVPVVIHRAVVEADLVVASGAVEPHQYAGYSGGAKTVAIGAAGKSLIAATHAPSMIERPGTRLGNLEGNTFQEVIREVGRLVGLRFIVNVVLNGDKKVIAVRAGEPEATHRELVEVARHLYEVPLSKQFDVAVAGVGYPKDANIYQASRAASYLFFAPVPAVRQGGAIIIPALTPEGAGEGPAEIAFLQTMKAAKNMASLIGQLRQGGYQAGVQRAFVMAKVLEKNDVIIAGTSTPDIVRQCHMTPAADIEHALQISRKRLNRQDLEVLIVPHALQTLPHITQRS from the coding sequence ATGATGGCCAGAAAACTATTCAGAGTGCCCTTTCACAGGGGGCATGTGGATTTTGCCCTACCGCAAGGCATGTGCGGGCGTGCGGTAAGAAATCGCCCCTTTGAACCGGTAAGTGACATAAAGCAGGCTGTGGCGACAGCGCTTGCCCAACCGGTGAATTCTCCACCGCTGAGAAAGCTGGCAAACAAGGGTGCTACTGTCTGCGTGGTATTCACCGATATAACGAGGGATACACCAGACAACTTGCTAGTTCCTGCATTGTTGCAGGAACTGCTGGCAGCCGGTGTCCGCCAGAAGGACATCACTTTGCTATGTGGTACCGGCATGCATCGGCCGAGTACGGCAGAAGAAAAGGCGGCCAAGCTCGGCGACGAAGTTGTTGCGCACTATCGGGTTGTAGATAATGCGCCGGAAGATCCCGAAATGATGGTGGATCTTGGTTGCTGCAAGAACGGTGTCCCAGTAGTGATACACAGGGCTGTGGTTGAGGCAGATCTGGTCGTGGCTTCTGGCGCAGTGGAGCCGCACCAGTATGCCGGCTATTCCGGCGGCGCCAAGACAGTGGCCATTGGTGCTGCTGGAAAGTCATTGATTGCTGCCACTCATGCTCCGAGCATGATTGAACGGCCAGGAACCCGCCTGGGCAACCTGGAGGGCAACACTTTTCAGGAGGTAATACGAGAAGTAGGGCGCTTGGTGGGCTTGCGATTCATAGTGAACGTGGTGCTCAATGGCGACAAAAAAGTGATTGCTGTCAGAGCCGGGGAGCCAGAAGCCACACACAGGGAGCTGGTGGAGGTGGCGCGTCATCTTTATGAAGTGCCCCTGTCCAAGCAGTTTGACGTGGCAGTGGCCGGGGTTGGCTACCCAAAAGACGCCAATATCTACCAGGCGAGCAGGGCGGCCAGCTATCTGTTTTTTGCTCCTGTACCGGCGGTGAGGCAAGGTGGCGCTATCATTATCCCAGCGCTGACCCCTGAGGGAGCTGGTGAGGGACCGGCGGAAATAGCTTTCCTGCAGACGATGAAGGCAGCAAAGAACATGGCATCCCTCATCGGCCAACTGCGTCAGGGCGGCTACCAGGCGGGTGTGCAGCGGGCTTTTGTCATGGCAAAGGTCCTGGAGAAAAATGATGTTATCATTGCTGGCACTTCGACTCCGGACATTGTGCGTCAATGTCACATGACCCCTGCAGCGGATATTGAACACGCCTTGCAGATCAGCAGAAAAAGGTTGAACAGGCAGGACCTGGAAGTGCTTATCGTTCCCCACGCCCTGCAGACATTGCCGCACATCACCCAGCGTTCC
- a CDS encoding M20/M25/M40 family metallo-hydrolase, with product MARHVSIEPQRLRRLLQHLIDIYSPSGKEEQILDYLHGYLQQHGLPVVPQAVDDSRYNLVVVPPVKRLRLALIGHVDTVAAYDLEHYGYEEEDGVVKGLGAADMKGGVAAMVEAFVSLWKAGTTQVPVALALVVGEEEEGDGALRLVEDYHFPWAVVAEPTNLKPCLSNYGYVEIQIRATGKRRHASLANQGQNPIETMLHLLLKLSHYMREKLPDSVYNIRDLLSTQAGFAVPDWCEAWLDVHLPATARMEDISLELEEIVERTRESEPQIDADIRFPTIHAGYELPEKGPLVEALRDIYRRNSLPWEPQPFPSHSDANQLWASGVKPILLGPGELEKAHAPDEAVSLQQVQTAAEVYLELLLHMCQ from the coding sequence GAGCCTCAACGTCTTCGTAGGCTGTTGCAGCACCTCATCGATATCTACAGCCCTTCCGGGAAAGAAGAACAGATACTCGATTATCTTCATGGTTATCTGCAGCAGCATGGGCTGCCAGTTGTGCCTCAGGCAGTAGACGACAGTCGCTACAATCTGGTGGTGGTGCCACCGGTGAAGCGGCTGCGACTGGCACTCATTGGACATGTAGATACGGTGGCAGCTTATGATCTCGAACACTATGGATATGAGGAAGAAGATGGTGTGGTCAAAGGACTTGGAGCTGCCGATATGAAGGGGGGCGTGGCCGCCATGGTGGAGGCCTTTGTGAGTCTGTGGAAAGCAGGAACTACCCAGGTTCCGGTGGCTTTGGCCCTGGTTGTAGGCGAGGAGGAGGAGGGCGACGGGGCTTTGCGTCTCGTGGAAGACTATCACTTTCCCTGGGCTGTGGTGGCAGAGCCGACAAACCTGAAGCCCTGTTTGAGCAACTATGGATACGTGGAAATCCAGATTCGCGCCACCGGCAAGAGGAGACATGCCTCCCTGGCTAATCAGGGCCAGAATCCTATCGAGACAATGCTTCACCTTTTGCTGAAACTGTCGCACTATATGCGGGAGAAGCTGCCTGATTCAGTGTATAATATTCGCGACTTGCTCAGCACCCAGGCAGGTTTTGCAGTGCCAGACTGGTGTGAAGCCTGGTTGGATGTCCACCTGCCGGCCACTGCCAGGATGGAGGACATATCCCTCGAGCTGGAAGAAATTGTCGAAAGGACAAGAGAGAGCGAACCGCAGATCGATGCGGACATCCGTTTTCCCACCATTCATGCGGGCTACGAATTGCCGGAAAAAGGTCCCCTGGTAGAGGCCTTGAGGGACATCTATCGGCGCAACTCTTTACCATGGGAGCCGCAGCCCTTTCCCAGCCATTCGGATGCAAATCAATTGTGGGCCTCAGGCGTGAAACCAATACTGCTCGGACCAGGAGAACTGGAAAAGGCTCACGCTCCAGACGAGGCTGTATCCCTCCAGCAAGTGCAGACAGCAGCTGAAGTATATCTGGAATTGCTTCTCCACATGTGTCAGTAG